In Daphnia magna isolate NIES linkage group LG5, ASM2063170v1.1, whole genome shotgun sequence, a single genomic region encodes these proteins:
- the LOC116922818 gene encoding NHL repeat-containing protein 2 isoform X1 gives MSFISTLTWSCIKLQGLIENPELEEEEKNNLVLNHLNSVEESSRDVFPEFQPGWEWFNTSRSLSVSSDFKDQIVVVDFFTYCCINCMHILPDLHALEEKFPSDQSGVVVVGIHSAKFENEKVSSNIMAAVQRYGIAHPVVNDSEAVLWKTLEITCWPTLLILGPDRKPVFVIIGEGHRDVLFRYVDCALTFYKNRIIPRPLPLSPKKSEVFQSQLLFPGKICVIECECVEVPTVSGGPKQDSTYLAISDTGHHRILITSLQGEIKVTVGGEAPGWKEGSYATAQFHSPQGIAFLPPCYLYVADTGNHSVRLVNLKSKEVNTVAGKGVQGTDKEGGQLGTEQPLASPWDVCLAHSSNSDDPDLLIIANAGTHQIWGLALRDLTWWKKMHLEAGRCLRLAGSGAEENRNNSYPAKAAFAQPSGISCGVLQSPSADYLLFVADSESSSIRQINLKDGSVKALVGGGKDPMDLFCFGDQDNNSNPKGAVLLQHPLGVAWSTISQILYVADSYNHKIKLVNPLTKVCSTYLGNGKPGFADGGSEDEIQFNEPGGLCIHEEQRILYVADTNNHCIRKVDLVRSVTETLKISVKLSAEETQTLISNTVPSFEVSSTLAPRSSNFNWTVKFHCADQQWKWSDDAPHSWKITHIEGLTATDKMGHIQDSLMKIDLLCGSLQESNGPNNYVQVQADLFLCAIKSGVCKKKSVIIRLNFVLNENTEVAESKIQHEFDINAD, from the exons G GCTGGGAGTGGTTCAACACAAGTCGGAGCTTGTCTGTCAGCTCAGATTTCAAAGATCAAATAGTTGTGGTTGATTTCTTCACCTATTGTTGTATAAATTGTATGCATATTCTCCCTGACCTTCATGCCCTGGAGGAGAAGTTTCCAAGTGATCAATctggtgttgttgtt GTTGGCATTCATAGTGCAAAATTTGAGAATGAAAAAGTTTCATCTAATATCATGGCAGCTGTTCAGCGCTATGGAATTGCCCACCCAGTTGTAAATGATAGTGAAGCTGTGTTGTGGAAAACACTGGAAATTACATGCTGGCCAACTTTGCTCATTCTTG GTCCTGACAGAAAACCAGTATTTGTCATTATTGGTGAAGGTCATCGAGATGTTCTCTTTCGCTATGTTGATTGTGCCTTGACATTTTATAAGAATCGGATTATTCCACGACCCCTTCCATTATCACCCAAAAAGTCGGAAGTATTTCAGTCACAGTTActttttcctggaaaaattTGCGTCATTGAGTGCGAATGTGTCGAAGTACCCACCGTTTCTGGAGGTCCAAAGCAAGATTCGACATACTTAGCCATTTCGGATACGGGTCATCATCGCATATTAATTACCTCGCTACAGGGCGAAATTAAG GTAACAGTTGGTGGTGAAGCGCCTGGTTGGAAAGAAGGCAGTTATGCCACTGCCCAGTTTCACAGTCCCCAAGGCATTGCGTTTCTACCACCATGCTATCTTTACGTAGCAGACACTGGGAACCATTCCGTTCGCTTG GTgaatttaaaatcaaaagaagtgAATACTGTAGCTGGAAAGGGCGTGCAGGGCACTGACAAAGAAGGCGGACAGCTTGGAACGGAGCAGCCATTAGCTTCTCCATGGGATGTCTGTCTGGCTCATTCCTCGAATTCGGATGATCCTGATCTTTTAATCATCGCCAATGCAGGGACTCATCAGATATGGGGACTTGCACTTCGGGATTTGACTTGGTGGAAAAAAATGCATCTGGAGGCGGGAAGGTGTCTTCGCTTGGCTGGCTCAGGAGCGGAAGAGAACAGAAATAATAGCTACCCCGCAAAAGCAGCGTTTGCTCAACCATCAGGAATATCTTGTGGGGTTTTACAGTCTCCTTCAGCAGACTATCTGTTATTCGTTGCTGACAGCGAAAGCTCTTCAATCCGACAAATTAACCTGAAAGATGGGTCTGTTAAAGCGCTGGTTGGTGGCGGGAAGGATCCGATG gatttattttgttttggagaTCAAGACAATAACAGCAACCCCAAAGGTGCAGTTCTGCTTCAGCATCCTCTGGGTGTTGCTTGGAGTACGATTAGCCAAATACTCTACGTAGCCGACTCATACAACCATAAAATTAAATTAGTGAATCCGTTGACCAAAGTATGTTCCACTTATTTGGGTAACGGAAAACCGGGATTTGCTGACGGTGGTAGTGAAGACGAGATTCAA TTTAACGAACCCGGGGGACTTTGCATCCATGAGGAACAAAGGATTTTGTACGTAGCCGATACGAATAACCATTGCATACGAAAGGTTGACTTAGTTCGCAGTGTTACTGAGACG cttAAAATCTCAGTAAAATTATCAGCAGAAGAAACCCAAACTCTGATTTCAAATACTGTACCTAGCTTTGAAGTATCATCAACTTTGGCTCCTCGTTCTTCTAATTTTAATTGGACAGTAAAATTCCATTGCGCTGAccaacaatggaaatggtccGACGATGCCCCGCATTCATGGAAGATTACACACATAG AGGGTTTAACTGCAACGGACAAAATGGGTCATATTCAGGACAGTTTAATGAAGATTGACCTTCTATGTGGATCACTTCAAGAAAGTAATGGGCCCAATAATTATGTGCAAGTCCAAGCTGACCTCTTCCTATGTGCCATAAAATCTGGAGTGTGTAAGAAGAAGTCAGTGATTATTCGATTGAATTTCGTATTAAACGAAAATACTGAAGTTGCCGAATCGAAAATTCAACACGAGTTCGATATTAATGCCGATTAA
- the LOC116922818 gene encoding NHL repeat-containing protein 2 isoform X2: MPWRRSFQVINLVLLFAKFENEKVSSNIMAAVQRYGIAHPVVNDSEAVLWKTLEITCWPTLLILGPDRKPVFVIIGEGHRDVLFRYVDCALTFYKNRIIPRPLPLSPKKSEVFQSQLLFPGKICVIECECVEVPTVSGGPKQDSTYLAISDTGHHRILITSLQGEIKVTVGGEAPGWKEGSYATAQFHSPQGIAFLPPCYLYVADTGNHSVRLVNLKSKEVNTVAGKGVQGTDKEGGQLGTEQPLASPWDVCLAHSSNSDDPDLLIIANAGTHQIWGLALRDLTWWKKMHLEAGRCLRLAGSGAEENRNNSYPAKAAFAQPSGISCGVLQSPSADYLLFVADSESSSIRQINLKDGSVKALVGGGKDPMDLFCFGDQDNNSNPKGAVLLQHPLGVAWSTISQILYVADSYNHKIKLVNPLTKVCSTYLGNGKPGFADGGSEDEIQFNEPGGLCIHEEQRILYVADTNNHCIRKVDLVRSVTETLKISVKLSAEETQTLISNTVPSFEVSSTLAPRSSNFNWTVKFHCADQQWKWSDDAPHSWKITHIEGLTATDKMGHIQDSLMKIDLLCGSLQESNGPNNYVQVQADLFLCAIKSGVCKKKSVIIRLNFVLNENTEVAESKIQHEFDINAD, translated from the exons ATGCCCTGGAGGAGAAGTTTCCAAGTGATCAATctggtgttgttgtt TGCAAAATTTGAGAATGAAAAAGTTTCATCTAATATCATGGCAGCTGTTCAGCGCTATGGAATTGCCCACCCAGTTGTAAATGATAGTGAAGCTGTGTTGTGGAAAACACTGGAAATTACATGCTGGCCAACTTTGCTCATTCTTG GTCCTGACAGAAAACCAGTATTTGTCATTATTGGTGAAGGTCATCGAGATGTTCTCTTTCGCTATGTTGATTGTGCCTTGACATTTTATAAGAATCGGATTATTCCACGACCCCTTCCATTATCACCCAAAAAGTCGGAAGTATTTCAGTCACAGTTActttttcctggaaaaattTGCGTCATTGAGTGCGAATGTGTCGAAGTACCCACCGTTTCTGGAGGTCCAAAGCAAGATTCGACATACTTAGCCATTTCGGATACGGGTCATCATCGCATATTAATTACCTCGCTACAGGGCGAAATTAAG GTAACAGTTGGTGGTGAAGCGCCTGGTTGGAAAGAAGGCAGTTATGCCACTGCCCAGTTTCACAGTCCCCAAGGCATTGCGTTTCTACCACCATGCTATCTTTACGTAGCAGACACTGGGAACCATTCCGTTCGCTTG GTgaatttaaaatcaaaagaagtgAATACTGTAGCTGGAAAGGGCGTGCAGGGCACTGACAAAGAAGGCGGACAGCTTGGAACGGAGCAGCCATTAGCTTCTCCATGGGATGTCTGTCTGGCTCATTCCTCGAATTCGGATGATCCTGATCTTTTAATCATCGCCAATGCAGGGACTCATCAGATATGGGGACTTGCACTTCGGGATTTGACTTGGTGGAAAAAAATGCATCTGGAGGCGGGAAGGTGTCTTCGCTTGGCTGGCTCAGGAGCGGAAGAGAACAGAAATAATAGCTACCCCGCAAAAGCAGCGTTTGCTCAACCATCAGGAATATCTTGTGGGGTTTTACAGTCTCCTTCAGCAGACTATCTGTTATTCGTTGCTGACAGCGAAAGCTCTTCAATCCGACAAATTAACCTGAAAGATGGGTCTGTTAAAGCGCTGGTTGGTGGCGGGAAGGATCCGATG gatttattttgttttggagaTCAAGACAATAACAGCAACCCCAAAGGTGCAGTTCTGCTTCAGCATCCTCTGGGTGTTGCTTGGAGTACGATTAGCCAAATACTCTACGTAGCCGACTCATACAACCATAAAATTAAATTAGTGAATCCGTTGACCAAAGTATGTTCCACTTATTTGGGTAACGGAAAACCGGGATTTGCTGACGGTGGTAGTGAAGACGAGATTCAA TTTAACGAACCCGGGGGACTTTGCATCCATGAGGAACAAAGGATTTTGTACGTAGCCGATACGAATAACCATTGCATACGAAAGGTTGACTTAGTTCGCAGTGTTACTGAGACG cttAAAATCTCAGTAAAATTATCAGCAGAAGAAACCCAAACTCTGATTTCAAATACTGTACCTAGCTTTGAAGTATCATCAACTTTGGCTCCTCGTTCTTCTAATTTTAATTGGACAGTAAAATTCCATTGCGCTGAccaacaatggaaatggtccGACGATGCCCCGCATTCATGGAAGATTACACACATAG AGGGTTTAACTGCAACGGACAAAATGGGTCATATTCAGGACAGTTTAATGAAGATTGACCTTCTATGTGGATCACTTCAAGAAAGTAATGGGCCCAATAATTATGTGCAAGTCCAAGCTGACCTCTTCCTATGTGCCATAAAATCTGGAGTGTGTAAGAAGAAGTCAGTGATTATTCGATTGAATTTCGTATTAAACGAAAATACTGAAGTTGCCGAATCGAAAATTCAACACGAGTTCGATATTAATGCCGATTAA
- the LOC116922841 gene encoding uncharacterized protein LOC116922841, translating into MDSSEEISDNILSYLENFRDSDTSTIEGENVSTATDNDIYNGSELDNSFNQLTSLSIYKSAFSSKKLEWDSSADVGCIPLNTGQFKSKLSTLERMALSTSASKLCLDEDEQSLALIAKIDRVLARSRSIAKVHHKTPKKLQKIATWPSVDSSSNASTDTVIPIVPHFQKGNRENVPDESQQGKPTKPNVKLPSSQTKGEECRTQNTQNSRTSQNTKPQLQRSKSTPQYGERASELFVTRSVASEELDLYADNDRPDSSFLATPTNVGNSDVDPVSSQCRCVSADLSEPTTCPTHTSLSSEHIRRMRREAVGELQVYRNLKEHLKNLKDYVSQLEQTWKFLDQATSAIPSRTRERESARRPKTKTHKAPVAEYDELSSSSRNSCSHVSESQSTVVNSAESLKSDRSFKLERLNLHDIDSTEETQPTRKSKSKCCNHCSLKCKPAPSTHKKTNSEKGVQTSDHDSQSTHSVLNNVLVPQREPIAYDISLENRKKTHVKARSKPTLQEALKEKRPDFLHDSELRRKAIQEISQMRRMGILDSNFTPHLFTYHEVRKRTEELYRQLPEYRERSKGYQNKDIIVSNRIKASVFQKKLQTRVLQGQLNLPHSTCL; encoded by the exons ATGGATTCAAGCGAGGAGATAAGTGACAATATCCTTTCTTACTTAGAAAACTTTAGAGATAGCGATACTTCAACGATTGAAGGTGAAAACGTTTCCACAGCAACCGATAACGATATTTATAATGGGTCTGAATTGGATAATAGTTTCAACCAATTGACTTCACTGTCTATCTATAAATCGGCGTTTTCATCTAAAAAACTCGAGTGGGACTCAAGTGCTGATGTGGGGTGTATTCCACTTAACACAGGGCAGTTTAAATCAAAACTAAGCACTCTGGAAAGAATGGCATTGAGTACCTCTGCATCCAAACTTTGTTTAGATGAAGATGAACAAAGTCTGGCGCTTATTGCCAAAATTGATCGTGTTTTGGCCAGAAGCCGAAGCATAGCAAAAGTGCATCACAAAACTCCCAAAAAACTACAGAAAATTGCTACTTGGCCAAGTGTTGACAGCAGTTCAAATGCCTCTACTGATACTGTAATACCAATTGTCCCTCATTTTCAGAAGGGAAATAGAGAAAATGTACCTGATGAATCTCAACAAGGGAAACCCACAAAACCAAATGTAAAATTACCTTCATCTCAGACTAAAGGAGAAGAATGTCGGACTCAAAATACTCAAAATTCCCGTACTTCTCAAAACACAAAGCCCCAATTGCAAAGATCAAAGAGCACACCACAGTATGGAGAACGTGCATCAGAACTTTTTGTAACACGTTCTGTTGCTAGTGAAGAACTGGATTTGTATGCAGATAATGACAGACCTGACAGTTCGTTTCTTGCAACCCCAACAAATGTTGGTAACAGTGATGTAGATCCAGTCTCCAGCCAGTGTCGCTGTGTTTCAGCGGATTTATCCGAACCAACTACGTGCCCAACCCACACTAGCTTATCTTCCGAACATATACGTCGTATGCGAAGAGAAGCCGTAGGTGAACTGCAAGTCTACAGGAACCTAAAAGAACATCTAAAGAATCTTAAAG ACTATGTTTCTCAGCTAGAACAAACTTGGAAGTTCTTGGACCAGGCCACATCAGCCATTCCGTCGagaacaagagaaagagaatCTGCACGCCGTCCTAAGACAAAAACGCACAAGGCACCTGTTGCCGAATATGACGAGTTGTCTTCGTCCTCCAGAAATTCTTGTTCTCACGTCTCCGAAAGCCAGTCGACCGTGGTAAATTCAGCCGAGTCGCTCAAGAGTGATCGAAGCTTCAAATTGGAAAGACTCAATCTACATGACATCGACAGCACGGAAGAAACACAGCCCACAAGGAAAAGCAAATCCAAGTGTTGCAATCATTGTAGCCTGAAGTGCAAACCTGCACCTAGTACccacaagaaaaccaattctGAAAAAGGTGTTCAAACGAGCGACCACGATTCTCAATCCACACATTCGGTTCTAAATAATGTTTTAGTCCCGCAAAGGGAACCTATAGCTTACGATATATCGTTGGAAAATCGCAAGAAAACGCATGTAAAGGCTCGAAGTAAGCCCACTCTTCAAGAAGCCTTGAAAGAGAAACGACCCGACTTCCTTCACGACAGTGAGCTTCGACGTAAGGCCATCCAAGAAATCAGTCAAATGCGCCGAATGGGCATCTTGGATTCGAATTTCACTCCGCACCTCTTTACCTACCACGAAGTAAGGAAACGGACCGAAGAACTTTATCGCCAATTGCCGGAATACAGAGAGCGGAGCAAAGGTTACCAGAACAAGGATATTATCGTCAGTAATCGCATCAAAGCTTCCGTATTTCAAAAA AAGCTGCAAACACGCGTATTGCAGGGCCAATTGAATCTACCTCATTCGACATGTTtgtaa
- the LOC123466510 gene encoding lipase 1-like, with translation MGQSFRPLLGMRLVLFVEILVLTLVHHTLCIATNVRNPDATMSTVEIIRSRGYVCTVYHVTTEDGYILELHRIGLSSGRPVLLQHGLLSTDVDWITNPAGQSLGFRLADMGYDIYLSNSRGNTYSRQHVQLDPKKEAYWNFSYDEMGLYDVPANIEFILKLTQQPKLIYIGHSMGAAMFYIATASRPELNHKIDLMIGLAPVASMAHFNSPVKALAPHVDAIQFFLRSTRTRAFLAKENWSRRFQKSLCQHTFKTIQLCQNVIFYITGTGSENFNSSVLSVIEGHFPGGTSVNTLAQFAQGYNTGKREGEQFRAYDHGPSENLRRYGISRPPSYNLSLVTAPVYLFWGPGDLLASPKDIEWLSKQLGNLQSSVRIDWPEFNHLDFLWGVNSNRLLYDPLIALLPTP, from the exons ATGGGTCAGTCTTTTCGTCCTTTGTTGGGAATGCGACTTGTCTTGTTCGTCGAAATTCTGGTGCTGACGTTGGTTCATCACACCCTTTGCATTGCCACCAATGTCCGCAATCCGGATGCCACCATGTCAACG GTGGAGATAATCCGTTCACGTGGCTATGTTTGCACCGTCTACCACGTCACAACAGAAGATGGATACATTCTGGAATTGCATCGTATTGGTTTGTCCAGTGGTCGACCTGTATTGCTCCAACATGGGCTATTGAGTACAGATGTTGACTGGATCACCAATCCTGCCGGTCAATCCCTAG GTTTTCGTTTGGCTGATATGGGCTATGACATTTACCTTTCAAATTCAAGAGGAAACACATATTCGAGACAACACGTCCAACTGGATCCCAAAAAAGAAGCATACTGGAATTTCTC GTACGACGAAATGGGGCTGTATGACGTGCCTGCCAACATTGAATTCATTCTCAAGTTGACTCAGCAACCCAAGCTTATATATATCGG TCATTCAATGGGTGCTGCCATGTTTTATATAGCGACGGCCAGTCGGCCGGAACTGAACCATAAAATCGATTTGATGATTGGCTTGGCACCTGTTGCCAGCATGGCCCATTTCAACAGCCCTGTGAAGGCCCTTGCTCCTCACGTAGACGCTATCCAG TTCTTTTTGCGATCCACACGCACCAGAGCTTTCCTAGCCAAAGAGAATTGGAGTCGACGTTTTCAAAAATCTTTGTGCCAGCACACATTCAAAACGATCCAGCTCTGCCAAAATGTAATCTTTTACATTACGGGCACCGGCAGCGAAAATTTCAATTCT TCAGTGCTCTCCGTTATAGAAGGCCACTTCCCAGGAGGAACATCAGTCAACACGCTCGCTCAGTTTGCACAGGGATACAACACag GTAAACGTGAAGGAGAACAGTTTCGGGCCTACGACCACGGTCCTTCCGAGAATTTACGCCGCTATGGTATCTCCCGGCCTCCATCGTACAATCTTAGCCTGGTGACAGCTCCAGTGTACCTCTTCTGGGGTCCTGGGGATTTGCTTGCTTCACCCAAG GACATCGAGTGGCTGTCAAAACAGCTGGGGAACTTGCAGTCATCTGTGAGGATTGATTGGCCAGAGTTCAATCATCTCGATTTCCTCTGGGGAGTGAATAGCAATCGACTTCTCTACGATCCTTTAATAGCTTTGCTTCCCACACCGTGA